A window of the Haloarcula rubripromontorii genome harbors these coding sequences:
- a CDS encoding ABC transporter permease — MNENATQFLTLARREVLRFVRRPYNTFLPPIITNALYFSVFGVILGSRIGEIAGVSYLQFVLPGLVVLGAISDSFENASFTIFHGRWNDYIQAVLTSPMSNRSMVAAYVSASALRGIVTSLLIVGVGLIFTSVPVANPVYLVSFLLVITTLFGGLGIIGGLWASDFDYLTVMNQFILRPLVFFGAVFYSLEVLPAFWRNVSLLNPMVYMVNGVRYGMIGVTEIDPNTSLAVLTGTTVVVLSIDYVLFRRGYGLAE, encoded by the coding sequence ATGAACGAGAACGCGACGCAGTTCCTGACGCTGGCCCGGCGAGAAGTGCTCCGGTTCGTCCGCCGCCCGTACAACACCTTCCTCCCGCCGATTATCACGAACGCGCTGTATTTCTCCGTGTTCGGCGTCATCCTCGGGAGCCGAATCGGCGAAATCGCGGGCGTGAGCTACCTCCAGTTCGTCCTGCCCGGGCTGGTCGTACTGGGGGCCATCTCCGATAGCTTCGAGAACGCCTCCTTCACTATCTTCCACGGGCGCTGGAACGACTACATCCAGGCCGTCCTCACGTCCCCGATGTCCAACCGCAGCATGGTGGCGGCCTACGTCTCGGCCAGTGCGCTCCGGGGCATCGTCACGTCGCTGCTCATCGTCGGCGTCGGGCTGATATTCACGTCTGTCCCCGTCGCCAACCCCGTGTATCTCGTTTCGTTCCTGCTGGTGATTACCACGCTGTTCGGCGGGCTCGGCATCATCGGCGGCCTCTGGGCGAGCGACTTCGACTACCTCACGGTGATGAACCAGTTCATCCTCCGGCCGCTGGTGTTCTTCGGTGCGGTGTTCTACTCGCTCGAAGTCCTGCCGGCGTTCTGGCGGAACGTCTCGCTACTCAATCCCATGGTATACATGGTTAACGGCGTGCGGTACGGCATGATCGGCGTCACCGAAATCGACCCGAACACGTCGCTGGCCGTCCTGACCGGGACGACCGTGGTCGTGCTGTCAATCGACTACGTGCTGTTCAGGCGCGGCTACGGACTCGCCGAATAG
- a CDS encoding DUF5611 family protein — MREYKMRRGEHLEDRVPDMEAFVEEYFGEVTDTEEYEGNDLLVVDDPDNPVFERVVAGRVEYGSKKDKLALHIDERPAEEVIAEGNVDAAEDAVAIKNDFLEEATDRDAKARRDSLKRSVEDDADAPDNV; from the coding sequence ATGCGAGAGTACAAGATGCGACGGGGCGAGCATCTCGAAGACCGCGTCCCTGACATGGAAGCGTTCGTCGAGGAGTACTTCGGCGAAGTAACCGATACAGAAGAGTACGAAGGCAACGACCTGCTGGTCGTCGACGACCCGGACAACCCCGTGTTCGAACGGGTCGTCGCGGGCCGCGTTGAGTACGGCTCGAAGAAGGACAAACTCGCGCTCCACATCGACGAGCGGCCGGCGGAAGAGGTCATCGCCGAGGGCAATGTCGACGCGGCCGAGGACGCCGTCGCCATCAAGAACGATTTCCTAGAGGAGGCGACCGACCGGGACGCAAAGGCGCGACGTGACTCGCTGAAGCGGTCGGTCGAAGACGACGCCGACGCCCCGGACAACGTCTAA
- a CDS encoding DUF7093 family protein yields MGLKCSVLGHKYGETTVEREREEQGSEVVITIQERETCERCGNTRIVSENKEVTAIETPSDIASDLVEDESESETTSSESSPADEPAAGTSEPTDEGAEGSDGWDSVDDPVEAPGDTGLDDTDGGEPVDPSADDAEIIDDSDEGDEESGDVELDEPSTTVDVPDAESEEPVTEDETDPEKDDGLILGEEEESEPAGDDRQPGEWPDEPGDDGDGWSPETMPVDTGADDNSSVEPTSDSAVTVPEGEFACPECGFTTEVESTSLRAGDFCPECHKGSLITRDEE; encoded by the coding sequence ATGGGTCTCAAATGTTCCGTCCTCGGGCACAAGTACGGTGAGACCACCGTCGAGCGCGAGCGCGAAGAGCAGGGTAGCGAAGTCGTCATCACCATCCAGGAACGGGAGACCTGTGAGCGGTGTGGAAATACACGGATTGTCTCGGAAAACAAGGAGGTAACGGCCATCGAGACTCCGTCGGATATCGCCAGCGATCTCGTCGAAGACGAGTCCGAATCCGAAACGACGAGCTCCGAGTCATCGCCGGCAGACGAACCGGCTGCTGGCACATCCGAACCCACTGACGAGGGAGCAGAGGGGTCTGACGGCTGGGACAGCGTCGACGACCCGGTCGAAGCGCCGGGGGACACGGGACTCGACGACACGGACGGCGGGGAGCCGGTCGATCCATCGGCCGACGACGCCGAGATCATCGACGACAGCGACGAGGGCGACGAGGAAAGTGGCGACGTGGAACTGGACGAACCGTCGACGACGGTCGACGTCCCGGACGCCGAGAGCGAGGAACCGGTAACCGAAGACGAGACCGACCCGGAGAAAGACGACGGACTCATTCTCGGCGAGGAAGAGGAATCAGAGCCGGCTGGCGACGACCGACAGCCCGGTGAGTGGCCCGATGAGCCGGGAGATGACGGGGACGGCTGGTCGCCGGAGACGATGCCGGTCGACACCGGAGCGGACGACAATTCGAGCGTCGAGCCGACCAGCGACAGCGCCGTGACCGTTCCGGAAGGCGAGTTCGCCTGTCCGGAGTGTGGATTCACTACCGAAGTGGAGTCGACATCGTTGCGTGCCGGGGACTTCTGTCCGGAGTGTCACAAGGGGTCACTTATCACCCGTGACGAGGAGTGA